One genomic segment of Burkholderia pyrrocinia includes these proteins:
- a CDS encoding YegP family protein, whose protein sequence is MAAKFVIKKASDGQFLFHLKAGNGEIILRSELYKTKASAENGVASVRKNAPDDARYERKTASNGQFMFNLKAGNHEIIGTSELYKAEAGRENGIASVKQNAPDAALDDET, encoded by the coding sequence ATGGCAGCGAAATTCGTCATCAAGAAAGCGAGCGACGGTCAGTTCCTGTTCCACCTGAAGGCCGGCAACGGCGAGATCATCCTGCGCAGCGAGCTCTACAAGACCAAGGCGTCGGCGGAGAACGGCGTCGCGTCGGTGCGCAAGAACGCGCCGGACGACGCGCGCTATGAGCGCAAGACCGCGAGCAACGGCCAGTTCATGTTCAACCTGAAGGCCGGTAATCACGAGATCATCGGCACGAGCGAGCTGTACAAGGCCGAAGCGGGCCGCGAGAACGGCATCGCGTCGGTGAAGCAGAACGCGCCCGACGCGGCGCTCGACGACGAGACCTGA
- a CDS encoding LEA type 2 family protein, with product MPRALFRIAPLRAVLLLFAAVFLLGGCAGLTRDPVRVSVAGLDPLVGQGLEMRFSLKLRVQNPNDAPIEYDGISVALDLNGTPFASGVSDRSGTVPRFGEAVLDVPVSVSAFAAARQAWNLPGAAANGELPYALRGRLAGGVLGTVHFNDAGTLRLPAMPGWGG from the coding sequence ATGCCACGAGCCCTGTTCCGTATCGCGCCGTTGCGCGCCGTGCTGCTGCTGTTCGCCGCCGTGTTCCTGCTCGGCGGTTGTGCGGGGCTGACGCGCGACCCCGTGCGCGTGTCGGTCGCCGGGCTCGACCCGCTCGTCGGGCAGGGGCTCGAGATGCGCTTCAGCCTGAAGCTGCGCGTGCAGAACCCGAACGATGCGCCGATCGAATACGACGGCATCTCGGTTGCGCTCGACCTGAACGGCACGCCGTTCGCGAGCGGCGTCAGCGATCGCTCGGGCACCGTGCCGCGTTTCGGCGAGGCCGTGCTCGACGTGCCCGTTTCCGTGTCGGCGTTCGCCGCCGCGCGGCAGGCATGGAACCTGCCCGGCGCGGCCGCGAACGGCGAGCTGCCGTATGCGCTGCGCGGCCGGCTCGCCGGCGGCGTGCTTGGCACCGTGCACTTCAACGACGCGGGTACGTTGCGCCTGCCCGCGATGCCGGGATGGGGCGGATAG
- a CDS encoding M1 family metallopeptidase, producing MSINIRKMRYLPLVAALALAGCGGDDGGVGSASALSSAGAPHSGSSPAVTAPPSASNVDKSVSPVELPDTVVPVNYRLWFRPNEALNAFDGRADVEIKVLKPVNNIVIAGHRIKFTNGRITLQPGNIQLIATPQDKGDFYQLRPVSGTISPGNYSLHMEWSGIINFKSYDDPVAKTGGSCGDDPYPGCSAAEGIFRVDLKSTDGTTSGAILTQGETNLSRQWFPGWDEPAFRPTYEVTAEVPQNWRVVSNAAEKPSTGIGGGYKLVQFEKTPPMPSYLLFFGGGLFDTYEDDFTSPLPGGKGGLHLRVFTPPGMSDWAKPAMDRTKQALDYYYRYTGIALPLTKFDTVAANDAFKEQKDLNFGGMENWGSILEFADDILPQPGQPMSRYGNEVLTHEVAHQWFGDLVTTDWWDNVWLNESFATFFETKTTIQFFPDEFSWLDQVKNKYRVINRDIGPNAFPVAPNFNGWASNDFVLSASAFTYDKGGHVLKTLENYLGEQTLRKGLQQYLVDYSFGNGTPRRLWDALSKESGQSVGPIGDSYVRQTGVPLISLDTQCDLTKNQTIVTLKQQPFPNKNTYPGLQWTVPITLAYGQGLAKHTTLALKDTQTQTRIDGCTGVVADPSGLDYYVVNYSDAAWSGLLTQVNGSTDPVLLSNLKSEAALLVANNLAPASRSTSIGSVASPAAMKLRQTPTFGGIAPTTKERPALQYQGIFKPRKVVTQ from the coding sequence ATGTCGATCAACATTCGCAAGATGCGTTATCTGCCGCTCGTCGCCGCACTCGCGCTCGCCGGGTGCGGCGGCGACGATGGCGGCGTGGGCTCGGCTTCCGCGCTCAGCTCCGCCGGCGCGCCGCACTCGGGCTCGTCGCCCGCCGTCACCGCGCCGCCGAGCGCATCCAACGTCGACAAGAGCGTATCGCCTGTCGAGTTGCCGGACACCGTCGTTCCCGTGAACTACCGGCTGTGGTTCCGCCCGAACGAAGCACTGAACGCGTTCGACGGCCGCGCCGACGTCGAGATCAAGGTGCTGAAGCCGGTCAACAACATCGTGATCGCCGGCCACCGGATCAAGTTCACGAACGGCCGCATCACGCTGCAGCCGGGCAACATCCAGTTGATCGCGACGCCGCAGGACAAGGGCGACTTCTACCAGTTGCGCCCCGTGAGCGGCACGATCTCGCCGGGCAACTATTCGTTGCACATGGAGTGGTCGGGCATCATCAACTTCAAGTCGTATGACGATCCGGTCGCGAAGACGGGCGGCAGTTGCGGCGACGATCCGTATCCGGGCTGCTCGGCCGCGGAAGGCATCTTCCGCGTCGACCTGAAGAGCACCGACGGCACGACGAGCGGCGCGATCCTCACGCAGGGCGAAACCAACCTGTCGCGCCAGTGGTTCCCCGGCTGGGACGAGCCGGCGTTCCGCCCGACCTATGAAGTGACGGCCGAAGTGCCGCAGAACTGGCGCGTCGTGTCGAACGCGGCCGAGAAGCCGTCGACCGGCATCGGCGGCGGCTACAAGCTCGTGCAGTTCGAGAAGACCCCGCCGATGCCGTCGTACCTGCTGTTCTTCGGCGGCGGCCTGTTCGACACCTACGAGGACGACTTCACGAGCCCGTTGCCGGGCGGCAAGGGCGGCCTGCACCTGCGCGTGTTCACGCCGCCGGGCATGAGCGACTGGGCGAAGCCGGCGATGGACCGCACCAAGCAGGCGCTCGACTACTACTACCGCTACACGGGCATCGCGCTGCCGCTCACGAAGTTCGACACGGTGGCCGCGAACGACGCATTCAAGGAGCAGAAGGACCTGAACTTCGGCGGGATGGAGAACTGGGGGTCGATCCTCGAGTTCGCCGACGACATCCTGCCGCAGCCGGGCCAGCCGATGTCGCGCTACGGCAACGAGGTGCTGACGCACGAAGTCGCGCACCAGTGGTTCGGCGATCTCGTCACGACCGACTGGTGGGACAACGTATGGCTCAACGAATCGTTCGCGACGTTCTTCGAGACGAAGACGACGATCCAGTTCTTCCCCGACGAGTTCAGCTGGCTCGACCAGGTGAAGAACAAGTACCGCGTGATCAATCGTGACATCGGCCCGAACGCGTTCCCGGTCGCGCCGAACTTCAACGGCTGGGCGTCGAACGACTTCGTGCTGAGCGCCAGCGCGTTCACGTACGACAAGGGCGGCCACGTGCTGAAGACGCTCGAGAACTATCTCGGCGAACAGACGCTGCGCAAGGGTCTGCAGCAGTACCTGGTCGACTACTCGTTTGGCAACGGCACGCCGAGGCGCCTGTGGGATGCGCTGTCGAAGGAGAGCGGCCAGTCGGTCGGCCCGATCGGCGACAGCTACGTGCGCCAGACCGGCGTGCCGCTGATCTCGCTCGACACGCAGTGCGACCTGACGAAGAACCAGACGATCGTCACGCTGAAACAGCAGCCGTTCCCGAACAAGAACACGTATCCGGGCCTGCAGTGGACGGTACCGATCACGCTCGCGTACGGCCAGGGTCTCGCGAAACACACGACGCTCGCGCTGAAGGATACGCAGACGCAAACGCGGATCGACGGTTGCACGGGCGTGGTCGCGGACCCGAGCGGGCTCGACTACTACGTCGTGAACTACAGCGACGCGGCCTGGAGCGGGTTGCTCACGCAGGTCAACGGCTCGACCGATCCGGTGCTGCTGTCGAACCTGAAGAGCGAGGCCGCGCTGCTCGTCGCGAACAACCTCGCGCCGGCTTCGCGCTCGACGTCGATCGGCTCGGTCGCTTCGCCGGCCGCGATGAAGCTGCGCCAGACGCCGACCTTCGGCGGCATCGCGCCGACGACGAAGGAACGCCCGGCACTGCAATACCAGGGCATCTTCAAGCCGCGCAAGGTAGTGACGCAGTAA
- a CDS encoding LysR family transcriptional regulator has translation MDDFLSPHLALFVDVVDQQSFSAAARRLGVAASSVTRRIDRLETQLGIRLLHRTTHALRPTEAGQLLYGRATRMLAELRGLQEDLHSQHDEPSGLLRVDCPAPFGRLHLMAALAAFMQRHPALQVDLVLTDSMIDLQGARLGSDVDLAVRIGPLEDTRFVATVLAPQRRVLCASAAYLARRGEPESPDALAGHDCLAWHGAPPPGAWRFGDRRHVPVQPRFRSNHSEALLEAAIDGLGLAHLPTWLVGDALRDGRLRAVLPQYAAAPEPATIHVLRQQAHGSARASRLVAFLATWFAQPAWDAAWA, from the coding sequence ATGGACGACTTCCTCTCCCCGCATTTGGCGCTGTTCGTCGACGTGGTCGACCAGCAGAGCTTCTCGGCGGCCGCGCGCCGGCTGGGTGTCGCCGCGTCGTCGGTCACGCGGCGCATCGACCGGCTCGAGACGCAGCTCGGCATCCGCCTTCTGCATCGCACCACGCATGCGCTGCGGCCGACCGAGGCCGGGCAGTTGCTGTACGGGCGCGCGACGCGGATGCTGGCCGAGCTGCGCGGCCTGCAGGAAGACCTGCACAGCCAGCACGACGAACCGAGCGGGCTGCTGCGCGTCGACTGTCCGGCGCCGTTCGGCCGGCTGCACCTGATGGCCGCGCTGGCCGCGTTCATGCAGCGTCATCCGGCGTTGCAGGTCGACCTGGTGCTGACCGACAGCATGATCGACCTGCAGGGTGCGCGGCTCGGCTCCGACGTCGATCTCGCGGTGCGCATCGGTCCGCTCGAGGACACGCGTTTTGTCGCGACCGTCCTGGCGCCGCAGCGGCGCGTGCTGTGCGCGAGCGCGGCCTACCTCGCGCGGCGCGGCGAACCCGAATCGCCCGACGCGCTCGCCGGACACGACTGTCTCGCGTGGCACGGCGCGCCGCCGCCGGGCGCGTGGCGCTTCGGCGACCGCCGCCACGTACCGGTGCAGCCGCGGTTTCGCAGCAATCATTCGGAGGCGTTGCTCGAAGCGGCGATCGACGGGCTCGGTCTCGCGCACCTGCCGACCTGGCTCGTGGGGGATGCGCTGCGCGACGGACGGTTGCGCGCGGTGCTGCCGCAGTATGCGGCGGCGCCCGAGCCCGCGACGATCCACGTGTTGCGCCAGCAGGCGCACGGCAGCGCGCGTGCGTCGCGGCTCGTCGCGTTCCTCGCCACCTGGTTCGCGCAGCCGGCGTGGGATGCCGCGTGGGCGTGA
- a CDS encoding quinone oxidoreductase family protein, with protein MRSIRFDAPAADIESLDARVREIDPPVPADGQMLIEVRAAGVNPSDVKAALGRMPHAVWPRTPGRDWAGIVRSGPDGWIGAPVWGSGGDLGVGRDGSHAEWLVLDAALVRRKPAVLTLDEAAGVGVPFVTAYEGLRRAGMPTADDVVLVFGANGKVGQAAIQLATARGATVIGVERGPDGYRGHASGDVHMIDASSQTVADAARAATGGHGADIVYNTVGSPYFEAANASMAIGARQIFISTIDRSVPFDIFAFYRGQHTYVGVDSLQLGAAAVAQILDTLAPGFGNGTLRPFPIGDDYVYPLERAHDAYRAVLAGARERVILKP; from the coding sequence ATGCGCAGCATCCGCTTCGACGCCCCCGCCGCCGACATCGAGTCGCTCGACGCGCGTGTCAGGGAAATCGACCCACCCGTGCCGGCCGACGGCCAGATGCTGATCGAGGTACGCGCGGCCGGCGTCAACCCGAGCGACGTGAAGGCCGCGCTTGGCCGCATGCCGCACGCGGTGTGGCCGCGCACGCCCGGGCGCGACTGGGCCGGCATCGTGCGCAGCGGCCCGGACGGCTGGATCGGCGCGCCCGTATGGGGATCGGGCGGAGATCTCGGCGTGGGGCGCGACGGCTCGCACGCGGAATGGCTCGTGCTCGACGCGGCACTGGTGCGCCGCAAGCCGGCCGTGCTGACGCTCGACGAAGCAGCCGGCGTCGGTGTGCCGTTCGTCACCGCGTACGAGGGTTTGCGCCGGGCCGGCATGCCGACGGCCGACGACGTCGTGCTGGTGTTCGGCGCGAACGGCAAGGTCGGCCAGGCCGCGATCCAGCTCGCAACCGCGCGCGGCGCGACCGTGATCGGCGTCGAGCGCGGCCCCGACGGCTATCGCGGTCATGCATCGGGTGACGTGCACATGATCGACGCATCGAGCCAAACGGTGGCCGACGCGGCGCGCGCGGCGACCGGCGGCCACGGCGCGGACATCGTCTACAACACGGTCGGCAGCCCGTATTTCGAAGCCGCGAATGCGTCGATGGCGATCGGTGCGCGGCAGATCTTCATCTCGACGATCGACCGCAGCGTGCCGTTCGACATCTTCGCGTTCTATCGCGGCCAGCACACGTACGTGGGTGTCGATTCGCTGCAGCTCGGCGCCGCCGCGGTCGCGCAGATCCTCGACACGCTCGCGCCCGGTTTCGGCAACGGCACGCTGCGCCCGTTCCCGATCGGCGACGACTACGTGTACCCGCTCGAACGCGCGCACGACGCGTATCGCGCGGTGCTGGCCGGTGCACGCGAGCGCGTCATCCTCAAGCCCTGA
- a CDS encoding transporter, with amino-acid sequence MDLIVQTYGADTSGMVCGFRFVPGGSGATLDADAAAAWLRTCRARDAAASDDFVWLHFNLAHGASERWMRTHLGLPDSFFEFLHEGSRSTRIEQEDGALRAIVNDVMFNLELTPSEIATLFVHVEQRIMVTARLKPLRSVDTLRACVRDGERFRSPAELLVHLLHDQADLLIQIMRRTSVDVDRIEDRFLSQRLTSSRIELGAMRRTLTRLQRMLAPEPGSIFRLLAKPPAWLHAEDLQELRESTEAFSLVLADLSGLNERIKLLQEEIGSRLDEQNNRTLFTLTLVTVIALPINIVAGFFGMNVGGVPFSENKHGFWMMVLLVAGFTALAAWWAFRRRDDR; translated from the coding sequence ATGGACCTGATCGTACAGACTTACGGCGCCGATACGTCCGGCATGGTGTGCGGTTTCCGCTTCGTTCCGGGCGGATCCGGCGCGACGCTCGACGCCGACGCGGCCGCCGCGTGGCTGCGCACGTGCCGCGCGCGCGATGCGGCCGCGTCGGACGATTTCGTCTGGCTGCACTTCAATCTTGCACACGGCGCGAGCGAGCGCTGGATGCGCACGCATCTCGGGCTGCCCGACAGCTTCTTCGAATTTCTCCACGAAGGTTCGCGCTCGACGCGCATCGAGCAGGAAGACGGTGCGTTGCGCGCGATCGTCAACGACGTGATGTTCAACCTCGAGCTGACGCCGTCGGAGATCGCGACGCTGTTCGTCCACGTCGAGCAGCGCATCATGGTCACCGCGCGGCTCAAGCCGCTGCGCTCGGTCGACACGCTGCGCGCGTGCGTGCGCGACGGCGAGCGGTTTCGGTCGCCCGCGGAACTGCTCGTGCACCTGCTGCATGACCAGGCCGACCTGCTGATCCAGATCATGCGGCGCACGAGCGTCGACGTCGATCGCATCGAGGATCGCTTCCTGTCGCAGCGGCTCACGTCGAGCCGCATCGAGCTCGGTGCGATGCGCCGCACGCTGACGCGCCTGCAGCGCATGCTCGCGCCGGAGCCCGGGTCGATCTTCCGGCTGCTCGCGAAGCCGCCCGCGTGGCTGCACGCGGAAGACTTGCAGGAACTGCGCGAATCGACCGAAGCGTTCTCGCTGGTGCTCGCCGACCTGTCGGGGCTCAACGAGCGGATCAAGCTGTTGCAGGAAGAGATCGGGTCGCGTCTCGACGAGCAGAACAACCGGACGCTGTTCACGCTGACGCTCGTGACCGTGATCGCGCTGCCGATCAACATCGTCGCCGGCTTCTTCGGGATGAACGTCGGCGGTGTGCCGTTCTCGGAGAACAAGCACGGCTTCTGGATGATGGTGTTGCTCGTCGCGGGCTTCACGGCGCTTGCCGCATGGTGGGCGTTCCGCCGTCGCGACGACCGCTAG
- a CDS encoding phage tail protein: MSAPENSNSKTPPSLLSDTKPAGDGGAQQSRILANLEGRVTPPAESPRRSLKAPIAAVVALVVAVGGWGAWRMQQHSGEQAAVVTAAAAPAAAPAKEAAPASDTAVQVAQNGASAVQPATIVNDDTASQTVASASSASAADNSRLSRALANGADDTSGAATAGAAAAATAAAAATTKTAKADAAKNATVAAHGKADTKAETKAEARKRRKEQEAELAQAKKRRDSASTRTASAKAAGKDDPDADLLAALVARTKPADKKLAAQKAQAVPTKTAAATGSLGARVKECSERGFFQDQLCRWRVCDGHWGKDPACPNAAQSETRQ; the protein is encoded by the coding sequence ATGAGTGCGCCGGAAAATTCAAATTCGAAAACTCCGCCCAGCTTGCTGTCCGATACGAAACCGGCAGGCGACGGAGGAGCTCAGCAATCGCGCATTCTCGCGAATCTGGAAGGACGTGTCACGCCGCCGGCCGAATCGCCGCGCCGTTCGCTGAAGGCGCCGATCGCGGCCGTCGTGGCATTGGTGGTTGCCGTCGGCGGCTGGGGCGCGTGGCGCATGCAGCAGCATTCGGGCGAGCAGGCCGCCGTTGTCACGGCTGCGGCCGCGCCCGCAGCGGCGCCGGCCAAGGAGGCCGCACCGGCCAGCGACACCGCCGTGCAGGTCGCGCAGAATGGCGCGTCCGCCGTGCAACCGGCCACGATCGTCAACGACGATACGGCCTCCCAGACCGTTGCATCCGCATCGTCCGCGTCCGCCGCGGACAACAGCCGTCTGTCGCGCGCGCTCGCCAATGGCGCCGACGACACATCGGGCGCGGCCACGGCCGGTGCGGCCGCAGCCGCCACGGCCGCCGCAGCGGCGACGACCAAAACCGCGAAGGCCGACGCCGCGAAGAACGCGACGGTCGCGGCGCACGGCAAGGCCGACACGAAGGCCGAGACGAAGGCCGAAGCCCGCAAGCGTCGCAAGGAACAGGAAGCCGAGCTCGCGCAGGCGAAGAAGCGCCGCGACTCGGCGTCGACCCGTACCGCGAGCGCAAAGGCGGCCGGGAAGGACGATCCGGATGCCGATCTGCTTGCGGCGCTCGTCGCGCGCACGAAGCCGGCCGACAAGAAACTCGCCGCGCAGAAGGCGCAGGCCGTGCCGACCAAGACGGCGGCGGCGACCGGCTCGCTTGGGGCGCGCGTGAAGGAGTGTTCGGAGCGCGGCTTCTTCCAGGATCAGCTGTGCCGCTGGCGCGTCTGCGACGGCCACTGGGGCAAGGACCCCGCGTGCCCGAACGCCGCGCAGTCGGAGACACGGCAGTAA
- a CDS encoding M15 family metallopeptidase — MIAVALIAYFALAVAVAALLLLPGIRAAVFESVAQFHGRLTRRANDRAARTRSQIVKSASATRGALNDVQNLLVRRRLMIMVSAGILATPPLVAIALRGRQLFQYDDTARVPDEKIAALLQGEQLVPPPPLPPEVFATREVEQVRPALKDASRDWNLLDPDFRTRLLLVYKIMHEQHGYEMALLEGYRSPERQNRLAQMGGNVTNAAAFQSYHQFGLAADNAFLRDGKLVISEKDPWAMRGYQLYGQVAEQVGLTWGGRWKMMDLGHVEYHKPGFKLGRGS, encoded by the coding sequence TTGATTGCCGTCGCACTCATCGCCTATTTCGCCCTTGCCGTCGCGGTTGCGGCACTGTTGCTTTTACCGGGTATCCGCGCGGCCGTTTTCGAATCCGTCGCCCAGTTTCACGGCCGTCTTACGCGCCGTGCGAACGATCGCGCCGCGCGTACGCGAAGTCAGATTGTTAAATCGGCAAGCGCTACGCGCGGCGCATTAAACGATGTGCAAAATTTACTGGTTCGGCGGCGCTTGATGATTATGGTATCGGCAGGTATTCTTGCGACGCCGCCATTGGTCGCCATTGCGTTACGCGGCCGGCAATTGTTCCAGTACGACGACACGGCGCGCGTGCCCGACGAGAAGATCGCCGCGCTGCTGCAGGGCGAACAGCTCGTGCCGCCGCCGCCGCTGCCGCCGGAAGTCTTTGCCACCAGGGAAGTCGAACAGGTGCGCCCGGCGCTGAAGGATGCGAGCCGCGACTGGAACCTGCTGGACCCGGATTTCCGTACGCGTTTGCTGCTGGTCTACAAGATCATGCACGAACAACATGGTTATGAAATGGCGCTGCTGGAAGGTTACCGGAGCCCGGAACGGCAAAACCGGCTGGCGCAGATGGGCGGCAACGTGACCAATGCGGCGGCCTTCCAGAGTTATCACCAATTCGGGCTGGCGGCCGACAACGCATTCCTGCGCGACGGCAAGCTGGTCATTTCCGAGAAAGATCCGTGGGCGATGCGCGGCTACCAGTTGTACGGCCAGGTCGCCGAGCAGGTCGGCCTGACCTGGGGAGGCCGATGGAAAATGATGGATCTCGGGCACGTGGAATACCATAAACCCGGTTTTAAACTGGGACGCGGCAGCTAG